A single genomic interval of Cucurbita pepo subsp. pepo cultivar mu-cu-16 unplaced genomic scaffold, ASM280686v2 Cp4.1_scaffold005887, whole genome shotgun sequence harbors:
- the LOC111787136 gene encoding probable folate-biopterin transporter 2 has product MQENVGFIFSIGSVGSLLGALLYQYVLKDHQFRDLLFWTQLIFSLSGMLDFLLVLRLNLKFGLPDYLFIVIDESVHQLVNRLKWMPLLVLSSKLCPRGIEGTFFALLMSIDNVGLLSASWGGGFLLHILNVTRTKFHNLWLAILLRNFLRLAPLCMLFLVPRGDSNSSILITELPSSDVDNEIS; this is encoded by the coding sequence GCAGGAAAATGTTGGTTTCATATTCTCAATTGGTTCAGTTGGGTCACTTTTAGGAGCTTTACTGTACCAATATGTTCTTAAGGATCATCAGTTCCGAGACTTGTTGTTCTGGACTCAATTGATATTCAGTTTATCTGGGATGCTGGATTTCTTGCTGGTTTTACGTTTAAACTTGAAATTTGGACTACCAGATTATTTGTTCATTGTGATAGATGAGAGTGTGCATCAGCTTGTCAACAGGCTAAAATGGATGCCTCTTCTAGTTCTAAGCTCCAAGCTTTGTCCAAGAGGCATTGAGGGCACTTTCTTCGCTTTGCTTATGTCGATCGACAATGTTGGACTTCTCTCGGCGTCTTGGGGAGGCGGGTTCTTGCTCCATATCCTTAATGTTACACGAACGAAGTTTCATAATCTATGGCTAGCCATTTTGTTAAGGAACTTCTTGAGACTTGCTCCTCTTTGTATGCTGTTTTTGGTGCCTAGAGGTGATTCGAATTCTTCGATTCTTATAACCGAACTGCCGAGCTCAGACGTCGATAACGAGATTTCT